Within Oribacterium sp. oral taxon 102, the genomic segment TCCCGATCCTCTGTTACGAGATGGATTGCGTTTGTAATGTAGAAGGATTCCCATTCCGTAACTCTCCCCTGCTTCTCCGCCTCTTCGATCCGCTTTATGGCTGCCGCCTGTGCCTTCTCCGCCTTTTCCTTCCGCGAAAGACCCTCGTCCTCACAGCGGAACTTGAGCAGGAGATCATACGGCGCTGTCATCCCGGAAAGAAGCTTCTCCGCTTCTGCCGTCTTCTCCGGATTTCCGCTCTCCGAAGCGGTGCTCTCGCCCTCTCTGCGATCAGCCGAATGGACAGCGGCACTGTCCGTCAAAAGAGGTGCCGCATAGGTCACCGGCTGCGTTCCTGCCGCAATCTGGGACAGGAGAAGCGCTGCGGCAATCGTCCGTGCCGCAGCTTTCTTTGTAATATATTTCAACATAAGTCTCTTAACTCTCTTTTCCTTCCTTTTCCTTTATTTTCCGCGCTGCTCATTCGCACGCAGAACCGCACATTTACTGTATAAGTCCCCTGTCAAGCGGAGCAACGCGAAGGACTTATGTAATTGGTAGTGCCGAAGCTTTCGGCATGGGGTTCGTAACAATTCAGGAACCGTCGATTAAAGCAGAAAAGTCATATGCGAACAGACGTGCGTCACAAACCAATCCATGCTTCCTCAGTATGATGGCGACTTCAGCGCGATATCGAAGCTGGTTCTCGCATACCCTGCCATATAGAGCGTCACCGTGAATACCGGGTACCTCCCTGCCTCGTCCGCCTTCAATTCCCCGATCTTATCCGCATACCTGTACAGGGCTTCCAGATTAACGGCAGCAATCGGCGTCCCTGCCGCACTCCAGTCCTTGTCAGTCCCGGCAATTCCGACGGCAAACGCCGCATCCGCAGGCTCCGACTTTTTCCTGAGCGTCACGCCCATTGCCCTCCACTGCGCTTCGGGAATGGAACGATCAGAAACCGCAATGCGAATCGTCCCTCTGCCGTTCATCACCGGAAGCCCATCCTGAAGCGGATAAGCATCCTTGTAGGAATCCTGCAATGCCGCTGCGGCGGGAATCGGGGTTCCCTCCTCCGTGATCTCCGCATAATGCAGCGTCACAGAGGCCTCCGGCGCGCCTGCCATCACAGCGCGAAGCGTCACGCTCCGGCTCCGGATATCCTGTGCTATCTCCTCATACGGAACTATCAGCTCGGCAAGCCCTGTACTGTAATTCCGTACTGCCCTGACCTTTTCCAGCTTCCGATCTCCTGCATACAGCCGGATAACAGACGGATTGTCGTCTCCGTCCAGTCCCGAAACCGAGATCACAATGGGCGCATAGGGTGCGAGCTCTGCAGCTGCACTGAGCGACAACGCCTTATCCTTTTTGTAGGAAAGCGTAAGCTCTGCCGTCTCCGCATCCTCTGCCGCCTCTATGCGGAGCAGATAGCTCTTCCCCTCCGAAAGACTCGCTGTCCCGAGAACAGCAGCGGAATGCAGCCGGAGCTGCTTCTTGTCTTCGTCCATTGTATAATCCTGTCCTGCCGTGAGCAGCCGCATCGAACCGCCTTTTTCTCCAAAATACAGCCGGACATCCTTTGGTTCCGTCTCATCCCAGGAGAAATTTCGAAGTGTGAGCAGCGGTTCCTCCGCCGCGTAATAGCCGCCGGATTTATCCGGCGTCAATGCCGGCGCATTGCGGTAGCTCAGGCGGATGCTGACCGGCTTTACGCCGCGCATCCGCATTTGCATCGTAAACGTACTGCCGCCCCATGCGCTGCTGCTGATATAGCCTGCCTGATCAAGCGCCGCATAGTCCGGAATGCTTACCCGGTAGCTCCCATCCGATTCCTTCTCGAAATGAAGCTTCTCTGTCACATCCGTACTGCCTGCGATGAAACGCACCTTCTCCGCGTCCTCATCCGTCACACCATGCAGGATCACCCGCTTGGAAACGGACGTTTTCCTCGAGACATCTCTGTATTCAACCGTAGACGCGCCGTCTCGGTTCTCTTCCCATTCGACGCTCCGATCCGTCGTAATCGTCAGATACGCGTCTCCCAGCTTCGTCTCTCCATCATAGACCATGAGGGAAAGCATTTCCTTCAGTTCATTCGGCATCAGATCATCCATACGGATCGACGCCGCCTTCTCTGCTTCATCAAAGGAGAAGCCATGATCCTTCGTCAGCCTGAGGTAATCCGGATAACCGGTTCGGAGGGACAGCCCGCTTCCGTCTCCCTTATAGTTTTCCAGCGTCAGCACCGCTGTTTCGTCGAAGCGATAGCTGTGCTTCTCACTTCCCCAACTCGTGCTTTCCGTATGATCCCATTTCAGCGTAACCTTATCCGTTTCCTCCGCCTTGTTGAAGCGAATCCGCATCGTCACCGCGCCGAGGCTCTCAAAAGACTCCAGCAATCCGTTGTATTCGGATGGAAGATCATCCAGGATCGCCCTTGCCGTCACTTCCCTGCCTGCCTCCGGTCTTGTCTCAAAGCTCCAGCTCATAACTTTGAGATCCAGCGTCCTCTGATCAGATAGCGTAAATCGGATCTTCTTCGGAAAGAAGCTGTAGTCGGAGGGATTATTGGAAATATAATCCGCGCTCACGTCCTCCGGCTGCTCAAATCCGGTAAAGCGCAGCTCCTCCGGTGGCGTCGGCTCCTCCTGCTTCTTCCGAAAGCTGACGGAAATGCTGACCTCCTGCCCTAAGAATTCCGCCTCGAGCTCCTGATAGCGAGACGGAATGTTGTAGCCGTCTGCTGTTGCCGTGACAGTGCCGCCCTCTGCCGCCTCCTCTGAAAATCTCCATTCCTTTACTTCCAGCGAGACATATCTGCCGCTCTTCATACGGAAGCGCACCGCTCTCGGCAGCTTCTTCCGATAGGATGCCGCATTCCCGTCGATGTAATCAAGCACCACATCCTCCGGCTGCACATAACTGAATACGCCGTCCTCCTTACTGATCTCGCTGTCGCTTGCCTTTCCGCCGTGCTCTGTTTCTTTCCCGCCCGGGATCTCGCTCGGGCTCGTCTTTCCGGGGCGGTTCGGATCCGTCTTGCCGGAATCGTCCCGTTCTCTCCTTCTCCTGCCGCCGGAGCTGCTCCCGCCTCCGGAAGCGGCGGCCGCCGCTCTACGGGGTGTCGCCGGCTTCGCTGCCGTAGAAATGCCCTTTCCCGCCTCGTAATGCACGCTGCCATCCGCTTCCGTCCAGCGCCCGTCCGCATTGACATAGTAATGATCCGGCGTCATCCCTGCCGTATACAGGTGCCCCATGTCCTTTCCCGGCTCGGTCTCGAAGTAATAGCAGTATCCGTCGATCCACTGCCAGCCGGTCAGAAGCACCGCTTTGCCTCCCTCCACCGACGTATGCAGGAAGTACCAGACTCCGTTCCCGTCCTTTACCCAGCCATGCTGCATCGCGCCGCTTCCGGGTTCAAAATAATACCAGCTGCCGTCTGTGCCCCGGTTCCATCCTGTCTCCATATTTCCTGTTTCCGGAGCCAGATAATACCATTTATCGCCCAAATGAAGCCATCCTGTCTGCGCGATCCCCGCACTGTAATACCGCCAGCTCCCGTTTTCCTGCAGCCAGCCGCTTCCCTGCGCCGCAGAAACTGCCGCCAGCGGAGATGCCATGGTACAGGTGAATGCCAGCGTCAGCGCCAGCATCTTCCATAGCTGTTTCCTCATATTCCCTCCTATTTCCTCCTGTTTCTCCCCCTGCCATAGATGCCGGACTCCGCCGGGGCAAAGGATTCCCGATAACATATATAGAATCTCCTGCCCTGCTCGCAGAGGCAGCGCTGCGAATACAAGTCTCCCATGGTGCTTCGTTCCTTCGAAGCGACCACAGCTCTTATATCGAGCATTTTAGTTAGTTATATCTAACTATAAAATTCTAGCAAAAGCCAATTTCATAGTCAATATAAAAAAATCAATAGATCAAAAAAAGGACAATCAGGTTTTAAGCTGATTGTCCTCTGCTGTATTTCTTAGGGAAACGCTGATTTATTCATGCCCCGCTTGCTAAGGCACGTGAAATTCCGGTTTGATCAACGTTTCCCTAGCTTTTCGCTTTATTGATCCGCCGCTCTGTCCGGGTCGTCCGGAGGAACTGATCGCTCCGCTCCGTGATCTGCACGCTGCCCGGCTCGACATACTGTGCCGCCTCGTGCTTCGCGACTGCCGTCTGCATGCTCCGTTTCATTGAGCCGCAGGCGATCGCCGCTGCAATAAGTCCGAGCAGCAGCCCGATGCCATAGGGCTTCACGAGCTGCATCAGTGCAGAGCCTGTGCCCCAATCGAGACAGAGCATCGCTACCGTGCCGAGCAGCAGCGTAAATGCCGCCATGATGCCCCCGAAGTACATCCGGTATTTCTGCTTATCGACCGGAAGATTGCCGACCAGCCGTCCGGTCTGTCCATTCATGGCGAAGAGGTAATTCTGCCCCTCCCAGCGCGTGCTGAGCATATAAACCGGCAGCAGCCCGTACTGTACCCGGGACTCCTGTATCGAGACATTCCGGCTCTGGCGGCGAACCGTATCGTAGCCGCTGATGTCCCTCTCTATCGCATTGATCGCGGTATTCTCTATCCTGCCTCTCGCCCGCTCCCGGCAGGTTTCCGCCGGGACATCGTATTTATTGGCGAGGAAGCCGGGGAGATATGCGGTCGAGAAGGGCTTCAGCTCCTGATACTGAAAGGGCTCGATGGCATCCATAAATGCATCCGGCATCTTCTCCGACGCATCCGCCGGAACCATCCGATATGCGATGCTGCCTCTCCGCTTCACATGGTAGTAGCTCGTCTCTGTGACCTCCATGTCTCCGCGCCGGAAAACCTTTTCCCGCGTCGCCTCGAACTCCCCTCTCGCATCCGCCGTCCCGTCGAAGAACCAGAACGGCGCATAGACACCCTGTACCTCGGAGATCCGGTTACCGGAGACGAAGCTGTTCGGAAGCAGGCGCTTGCCCTTGTAGAACTCCCGGAGCGCATTCTCCGCGTCCTGCTTCTCCAGCTTGAACGGAATCAGGCAGTCCGGCTTCAAGACACCGCCGAAGTTCTTCGGCAGCATTGTCGGGTTGCCGCAGTAGGGACAGCTCGTCGCGATCGTCGTCGCGTCCGTAATCAGCTCCGCACCGCAGCTCGGACAGTTGTAGGCGCGCATATTCCCATCTGCGTCCTCCCACTCCTCCGGAGCCCCTGTGTCGAGCCCCTGTGCCTTCAGCGCCTTCCGCTCCTGCTCCCGCTCCGCTGCCCTCTGCTCCTCCATGAGACCGGCTGTCTCCGCCTTCTTCAGCGCATCCGCATAGAGCTGCTCCACCTCCTCATTGGTATAGCTGCTCCCGCAGTAATCGCACTGCAGCTTCCCGCTGGCGCCGTCGAAGCGGAGCGGTCCCATGCAGGCAGGACATTTGTAGCTCGCCATTTGCTCTGCCATAGCATTCTCCTCCCCGGCCTATTCCGGCTTCTTCGTGCCGCATGACGTACAGAATCTGCCCTCATTCTTCGAACCGCAGTTCGGACAAAACCAGCCCTTGTTCTCCGGCCTCATGCTGCCGCAGCTCGGACAGAACTTTCCGGTATTGCCGCTGTGTCCGCAGCTGCAGGTCCATGTATCTCCTCCCTGTGCCGCCGCCTGCGGCTGCGCTGCGGGAGCCGTCTGCTGCGCTGCCTGCTGTGCGCCCATCTGGTAGAGATTCTGCGCCGTACCGGCGCCTGCCTGTCCTGCCATATTCATGCCCATAAATGCCATTGCCGGTCCTGCGCCGGTATTGGAGGCTGCTGCCTTCATTGCATCTGCCTGCGCCGAGACGATGTGCGCCGCCGCACGGGTCGGATCCATAAATGCCGCGTTCTTCTGCATCTCCTTCAGCATCTTCTCGTCTTCCTCGTCCGCCTTCACGGAGGATACGCCGATCTGCTGGATCTCGATGCCGCGATAGTCCTTCCACTTCGCGGAGAGCACCTCCTTGAGCGCCTGCGAGAGCTCCTCCGTATGCCCCGGCAGAAGCGAGTAACGGATGCCCTGCTCGGAGAGCTTCGCGAACGCCGGCTGCAGTGCGGTCAGAAGCTCGGACTTCATCTGCCCCTCGATCTGCTCCCTGCGGTAATCCTCGCTGACATTGCTGCAGACATTGGTATAGAAAAGCAGCGGATTCGTCAGCCGATAGCTGTATTCGCCGAAGCAGCGGATGCTGATATCAATGTCAATGCCGGCGCGCGGGTCAACGACGCGGAACGGAATCGCAGACGGCGTCCCGTACTTGTTGCCGATCAGCTCCTTGGTATTGAAATAGTAAACTCTCTGATCCTTCGGCGGCTCTCCTCCGAAGGTGAATCGCTTCCCGACATTCCGGAAAACCGCCATGACGCTCTCGCCAAGATTTCCGGAGAAGACTGTCGGCTCCGTCGAGGCATCGAATATAAACTCACCCGGCTCCGCGCAGACCTCCACGACCTTGCCCTGCTCGACAATCAGCATACACTGCCCGTCCGCCACCGCGATGACGGAGCCGCTGCTGATAATGTTGTCTGCACCGTGCGTGTTGCTGGAACGTCCGCTGACCCGCTTCTGTCCCTTTCGCACCAGAACCGTTGCAGGGAGAGACTCGCAGTAGAAATATTCCTTCCACTGATCCCCCAGCACGCCGCCTGCCGCTC encodes:
- a CDS encoding SPFH domain-containing protein, whose product is MGLMKAAMGAAGGVLGDQWKEYFYCESLPATVLVRKGQKRVSGRSSNTHGADNIISSGSVIAVADGQCMLIVEQGKVVEVCAEPGEFIFDASTEPTVFSGNLGESVMAVFRNVGKRFTFGGEPPKDQRVYYFNTKELIGNKYGTPSAIPFRVVDPRAGIDIDISIRCFGEYSYRLTNPLLFYTNVCSNVSEDYRREQIEGQMKSELLTALQPAFAKLSEQGIRYSLLPGHTEELSQALKEVLSAKWKDYRGIEIQQIGVSSVKADEEDEKMLKEMQKNAAFMDPTRAAAHIVSAQADAMKAAASNTGAGPAMAFMGMNMAGQAGAGTAQNLYQMGAQQAAQQTAPAAQPQAAAQGGDTWTCSCGHSGNTGKFCPSCGSMRPENKGWFCPNCGSKNEGRFCTSCGTKKPE
- a CDS encoding N-acetylmuramoyl-L-alanine amidase family protein; this encodes MRKQLWKMLALTLAFTCTMASPLAAVSAAQGSGWLQENGSWRYYSAGIAQTGWLHLGDKWYYLAPETGNMETGWNRGTDGSWYYFEPGSGAMQHGWVKDGNGVWYFLHTSVEGGKAVLLTGWQWIDGYCYYFETEPGKDMGHLYTAGMTPDHYYVNADGRWTEADGSVHYEAGKGISTAAKPATPRRAAAAASGGGSSSGGRRRRERDDSGKTDPNRPGKTSPSEIPGGKETEHGGKASDSEISKEDGVFSYVQPEDVVLDYIDGNAASYRKKLPRAVRFRMKSGRYVSLEVKEWRFSEEAAEGGTVTATADGYNIPSRYQELEAEFLGQEVSISVSFRKKQEEPTPPEELRFTGFEQPEDVSADYISNNPSDYSFFPKKIRFTLSDQRTLDLKVMSWSFETRPEAGREVTARAILDDLPSEYNGLLESFESLGAVTMRIRFNKAEETDKVTLKWDHTESTSWGSEKHSYRFDETAVLTLENYKGDGSGLSLRTGYPDYLRLTKDHGFSFDEAEKAASIRMDDLMPNELKEMLSLMVYDGETKLGDAYLTITTDRSVEWEENRDGASTVEYRDVSRKTSVSKRVILHGVTDEDAEKVRFIAGSTDVTEKLHFEKESDGSYRVSIPDYAALDQAGYISSSAWGGSTFTMQMRMRGVKPVSIRLSYRNAPALTPDKSGGYYAAEEPLLTLRNFSWDETEPKDVRLYFGEKGGSMRLLTAGQDYTMDEDKKQLRLHSAAVLGTASLSEGKSYLLRIEAAEDAETAELTLSYKKDKALSLSAAAELAPYAPIVISVSGLDGDDNPSVIRLYAGDRKLEKVRAVRNYSTGLAELIVPYEEIAQDIRSRSVTLRAVMAGAPEASVTLHYAEITEEGTPIPAAAALQDSYKDAYPLQDGLPVMNGRGTIRIAVSDRSIPEAQWRAMGVTLRKKSEPADAAFAVGIAGTDKDWSAAGTPIAAVNLEALYRYADKIGELKADEAGRYPVFTVTLYMAGYARTSFDIALKSPSY